In the Bradyrhizobium guangzhouense genome, one interval contains:
- a CDS encoding dienelactone hydrolase family protein, with protein sequence MNRSELLRHLIAAFVGLLATLLPVALVSAAPQTVYFPSADGRTALVGYVFQPAGPGPWPAIVMLHGRGGPYSSNDNAGCTYVGVAFASPCNAGSLSRRHMMWGEYWSARGFLALLPDSFGPRGKAHGFGRFTHDDPDRADVNEISVRPLDADGALAYLRGLHEIIASQIYLQGWSNGGSTALNVMIRQENQQGSQQGHQAGYRGALVFYPGCGESALLAPALFVSAPIAMFLGSDDEEVSPIICQHVAERSRRDGTPIDVTIYAGATHDFDDPSARRQSAPGNQAAMDDALVKAIALVNGWKK encoded by the coding sequence ATGAACCGGAGCGAATTGCTGCGTCACCTCATCGCTGCCTTCGTCGGCCTTCTCGCAACGCTGCTGCCGGTCGCCCTTGTCTCCGCAGCACCGCAAACCGTTTATTTCCCCAGCGCGGACGGCCGCACCGCGCTCGTCGGCTATGTGTTTCAACCCGCCGGGCCCGGCCCCTGGCCCGCAATCGTCATGCTGCACGGCCGCGGCGGGCCGTATTCGAGCAACGATAATGCCGGTTGCACTTATGTCGGCGTCGCCTTCGCCTCGCCCTGCAATGCCGGCTCGCTGTCGAGACGCCACATGATGTGGGGCGAGTATTGGTCGGCGCGCGGCTTCCTCGCTCTTTTGCCGGACAGCTTCGGTCCGCGCGGCAAGGCGCATGGCTTCGGTCGTTTTACCCATGACGATCCCGATCGTGCCGATGTCAACGAGATCAGCGTGCGTCCGCTCGACGCCGATGGCGCACTGGCTTATCTGCGCGGCCTTCACGAAATCATCGCGAGCCAGATCTACCTTCAAGGCTGGTCCAATGGCGGCAGCACTGCGCTGAACGTGATGATCCGGCAAGAAAACCAGCAAGGAAGCCAGCAAGGCCATCAAGCCGGCTATCGCGGCGCGCTCGTGTTCTATCCGGGCTGCGGAGAGAGCGCCCTCCTCGCGCCCGCCCTGTTCGTCAGTGCGCCGATCGCCATGTTTCTCGGATCCGACGATGAGGAGGTCTCGCCGATCATCTGCCAGCATGTCGCCGAGCGCTCCCGGCGGGACGGCACTCCGATCGACGTCACCATCTACGCGGGCGCAACCCATGATTTCGACGATCCCTCGGCGCGGCGGCAGTCCGCTCCCGGGAATCAGGCGGCGATGGACGACGCTCTGGTCAAGGCCATTGCGCTCGTCAACGGCTGGAAAAAATGA
- a CDS encoding MBL fold metallo-hydrolase, with the protein MKQLRIGDITIDAVIEREGPWRRPQDFFPAYDDGVFRHHLPTMEPEVFDAARGMMVITYQTFVVRTPRYTILVDTCTGEDKGHPPPFDFPGKERWRNELFALGIGFEQIDYVFCTHLHIDHTGWNTTLRDGRWVPTFPNAKYVFHRGEYAAWEAENAKGNNPPGTVFRDNCLPIVEAGQALLVDDDYALDDTVTLTPTPGHSPCHCCVNIFSGGQRAVVAGDLMHHQIQCREPEWSSKPDWDAKQSAVSRRKFFASVADTDTLILPIHFPAPTVGLIKPFGAAFDYRFKRE; encoded by the coding sequence ATGAAGCAGCTTCGGATCGGCGACATCACCATCGATGCGGTGATCGAGCGGGAGGGGCCGTGGCGGCGCCCGCAAGACTTTTTTCCTGCGTATGACGACGGCGTGTTCAGGCATCATCTACCGACGATGGAGCCGGAGGTGTTCGACGCTGCGCGCGGCATGATGGTGATCACCTATCAGACCTTTGTCGTGCGCACGCCGCGCTACACCATTCTGGTCGATACCTGCACCGGCGAGGACAAGGGTCATCCGCCGCCGTTCGACTTTCCCGGCAAGGAGCGCTGGCGCAACGAGTTGTTCGCGCTCGGCATCGGCTTCGAGCAGATCGACTATGTCTTCTGCACGCATCTGCACATCGATCACACCGGCTGGAACACGACGTTACGCGATGGCCGCTGGGTGCCGACCTTCCCGAACGCGAAATACGTCTTCCACAGGGGCGAATACGCAGCCTGGGAGGCCGAGAACGCCAAAGGCAACAATCCGCCCGGTACCGTGTTTCGCGACAATTGCCTGCCGATCGTCGAGGCGGGGCAGGCGCTGCTCGTCGACGATGATTATGCACTCGACGACACCGTGACGCTGACGCCGACGCCGGGGCATTCGCCCTGTCATTGCTGCGTGAATATCTTCTCTGGGGGGCAGCGCGCGGTGGTCGCCGGCGACCTCATGCATCACCAGATCCAGTGCCGCGAGCCTGAATGGTCGTCGAAGCCGGACTGGGACGCCAAGCAGTCGGCGGTGTCGCGGCGAAAGTTCTTCGCCTCCGTCGCCGACACCGACACGCTGATCCTGCCGATTCATTTTCCGGCGCCGACGGTTGGATTGATCAAGCCGTTCGGCGCCGCCTTCGACTACCGCTTCAAGCGGGAGTGA
- a CDS encoding ABC-F family ATP-binding cassette domain-containing protein: MIRLDNVSKQAGHQILFIEASAALNKGEKIGLVGPNGAGKTTLFRMIAGEELPDEGQVSTDRGITIGYFNQDVGEMSGRSAVAEVMNGAGPVSEVAAELRELEAAMADPDKTDQMDEIIARYGEVQHAFEELDGYALDGRAREALSGLGFSQEMMDGDVGKLSGGWKMRVALARILLMRPDVMLLDEPSNHLDLESLIWLEKFLHDYEGTLLMTSHDREFINRVISKVVEIDSGSLTTYTGNYEFYEQQRALNEKQQQAQFERQQAMLAKEIKFIERFKARASHAAQVQSRVKKLDKIERVEPPRRRQSIAFDFLPAPRSGEDVVALKGVHKGYGAKRIYDGLDFMIRRRERWCVMGVNGAGKSTLLKLVAGASEPDEGTVALGGSVKMGYFAQHAMDLLDGERTVFQSLEDQFPTAGQGSLRALAGCFGFSGDDVEKRCRVLSGGEKARLVMAKMLFDPPNFLVLDEPTNHLDLATKEMLINALSDFEGTMLFVSHDRHFLSVLSNRVLELTPEGIHQYGGGYTEYVARTGQEAPGLRS; the protein is encoded by the coding sequence ATGATCCGCCTCGACAACGTCAGCAAGCAAGCCGGCCACCAGATCCTGTTCATCGAAGCCTCCGCGGCCCTCAACAAGGGCGAGAAGATCGGCCTCGTCGGCCCGAACGGCGCCGGCAAGACCACGCTGTTCCGGATGATCGCCGGCGAGGAACTGCCCGACGAGGGACAGGTGTCGACCGATCGCGGCATCACCATCGGCTATTTCAACCAGGACGTCGGCGAGATGAGTGGCCGCAGCGCCGTGGCCGAGGTGATGAATGGCGCGGGTCCCGTCAGCGAGGTCGCGGCCGAGCTGCGCGAGCTCGAAGCCGCCATGGCGGACCCCGACAAGACCGACCAGATGGACGAGATCATCGCTAGATATGGCGAGGTGCAGCACGCCTTCGAGGAGCTTGACGGTTACGCGCTCGACGGCCGTGCGCGCGAGGCGCTGTCCGGCCTCGGCTTCAGCCAGGAGATGATGGACGGCGACGTCGGCAAGCTCTCCGGCGGCTGGAAGATGCGCGTGGCGCTGGCCCGCATTCTCTTGATGCGCCCCGACGTGATGCTGCTCGACGAACCCAGCAACCATCTCGATCTGGAAAGCCTGATCTGGCTGGAGAAGTTCCTGCACGATTACGAAGGCACGCTGCTAATGACCTCGCATGACCGCGAGTTCATCAACCGCGTGATCTCCAAGGTGGTCGAGATCGATTCCGGCTCGCTGACGACCTACACCGGCAATTACGAGTTCTACGAGCAGCAGCGCGCGCTGAACGAGAAGCAGCAGCAGGCGCAGTTCGAGCGCCAGCAGGCGATGCTGGCGAAAGAAATCAAGTTCATCGAGCGGTTCAAGGCGCGCGCCTCGCACGCTGCCCAGGTGCAGAGCCGGGTGAAGAAGCTCGACAAGATCGAGCGGGTCGAGCCACCGCGCCGCCGCCAGTCGATCGCGTTCGACTTCCTGCCGGCACCGCGCTCCGGCGAGGACGTCGTCGCGCTCAAGGGGGTCCACAAGGGCTATGGAGCCAAGCGCATCTATGACGGGCTGGATTTCATGATCCGCCGCCGGGAGCGCTGGTGCGTGATGGGCGTCAACGGCGCCGGCAAGTCGACCCTGCTCAAGCTGGTTGCTGGTGCAAGCGAGCCGGACGAGGGCACCGTGGCCTTGGGCGGCAGCGTCAAGATGGGCTATTTCGCCCAGCACGCGATGGACCTGCTCGACGGCGAGCGCACCGTGTTCCAGTCGCTGGAGGACCAGTTTCCGACGGCGGGGCAGGGCTCCTTGCGCGCGCTCGCGGGCTGCTTCGGCTTCTCCGGCGACGACGTCGAAAAGCGCTGCCGCGTGCTCTCGGGCGGCGAGAAGGCGCGCCTGGTGATGGCGAAAATGCTGTTCGATCCGCCAAATTTTCTGGTGCTGGACGAGCCGACCAACCATCTCGACCTCGCGACGAAAGAGATGCTGATCAACGCGCTCTCGGATTTCGAGGGCACCATGCTGTTCGTCTCGCATGACCGCCACTTCCTCAGCGTCCTGTCGAACCGCGTGCTCGAGCTGACGCCCGAAGGCATCCACCAATATGGCGGCGGCTACACCGAATATGTCGCGCGCACCGGGCAGGAAGCGCCGGGGTTGCGGAGCTAA
- a CDS encoding phosphate acetyltransferase, whose amino-acid sequence MSAVQIEANTAPHAKYERLIAAARHVPPATTVVVHPCDETSLRGVCEAAEIGIIKPVLVGPLNKIKSTAARHDLDVEKFEIVDAPHSDAAAARGVELVHEGKGEVLMKGSLHTDELMRYVTATTGGLRTNRRISHVFVMDVPNYAETLFITDAAINIFPDLDAKRDIVQNAIDLFVQIGLGSHPRVALLSAVETVTTKIPSTIDAAALCKMAERGQINGGILDGPLAFDNAVDPKAAEIKGIKSPVAGRAQILVVPDLEAGNMLAKNLTFLAKADAAGIALGARVPIVLTSRADTVRARLASCAMAVLSADARRRLHPVPAA is encoded by the coding sequence ATGAGCGCGGTCCAAATCGAGGCCAACACTGCGCCTCACGCGAAATATGAGCGCCTGATCGCCGCCGCCCGACACGTTCCTCCCGCAACGACCGTCGTCGTCCATCCTTGCGACGAAACATCATTGAGGGGCGTCTGCGAAGCCGCCGAAATTGGCATCATCAAGCCGGTCCTCGTAGGACCGCTTAACAAGATCAAGTCCACAGCGGCCAGACACGATCTGGACGTCGAAAAGTTCGAGATTGTGGATGCGCCGCACAGCGATGCGGCCGCCGCCCGGGGCGTTGAACTCGTCCATGAAGGCAAAGGCGAAGTGCTGATGAAGGGCAGCCTGCACACCGACGAGTTGATGCGATACGTGACGGCGACAACAGGCGGTCTGCGCACGAACCGGCGCATCAGTCACGTCTTCGTAATGGACGTGCCGAATTATGCCGAAACGCTCTTCATCACGGACGCGGCAATCAATATTTTTCCCGACCTCGATGCGAAGCGTGACATTGTGCAGAACGCCATTGATCTGTTCGTCCAGATTGGGCTCGGATCTCACCCGCGCGTCGCGCTGCTATCGGCCGTGGAGACGGTGACAACCAAGATTCCCTCGACGATCGATGCAGCCGCGCTCTGCAAGATGGCGGAACGCGGCCAGATCAACGGCGGCATCCTGGACGGCCCGCTCGCCTTCGACAATGCGGTCGATCCGAAAGCGGCAGAGATCAAGGGCATCAAATCGCCGGTCGCAGGCAGGGCTCAGATTCTCGTCGTGCCTGACCTCGAGGCCGGCAACATGCTGGCAAAGAACCTTACTTTCCTGGCCAAGGCCGATGCCGCAGGCATCGCGCTGGGCGCTCGCGTGCCGATCGTGCTGACCTCGCGCGCCGACACCGTGCGGGCACGTCTAGCCTCCTGCGCTATGGCCGTACTCTCAGCCGACGCGCGACGACGACTCCATCCCGTTCCCGCCGCCTGA
- a CDS encoding tetratricopeptide repeat protein, with protein sequence MRTSLLAILVTLAAPVAAHAQSADLVLCDRVAADPSDPDKPVDVKGVPEIAAADIATAIKFCKQAASTSRRAMFALGRAYAANRQTAEALAAWRKAADKGSSAAMVELGVAYGTGSGIAKDETQARKLFEKAAQSGNPRGVSNLAALGSAGGGAPADPAQARSLLGKAAETNAEAQYQLGLMLSNGNGGEKDDFAARALFEKAAAQNHPGALERMGAFTEGGRGGPKDKDAAKAYYERAAALGDEDAKKALERLRCPYAIKDKQGKLVTTLCF encoded by the coding sequence ATGCGGACTTCTCTCCTTGCCATCCTCGTCACGCTCGCCGCGCCGGTCGCCGCGCATGCCCAATCGGCCGATCTCGTCCTGTGTGACCGTGTCGCCGCCGATCCCAGCGACCCGGACAAGCCTGTCGACGTGAAGGGCGTGCCCGAGATCGCGGCGGCCGACATCGCGACCGCCATCAAATTCTGCAAGCAGGCAGCAAGCACCTCGCGCCGCGCGATGTTTGCGCTCGGCCGGGCCTATGCCGCCAACCGGCAGACGGCGGAAGCGCTTGCCGCCTGGCGCAAGGCGGCCGACAAGGGCTCCAGCGCGGCAATGGTCGAGCTCGGTGTTGCCTATGGCACCGGCTCCGGCATCGCCAAGGACGAGACGCAGGCGCGAAAGCTGTTCGAGAAGGCGGCGCAATCGGGCAATCCGCGTGGTGTCTCCAATCTCGCGGCGCTGGGCAGCGCCGGTGGCGGGGCGCCGGCCGATCCGGCGCAGGCGCGCAGCCTGCTCGGCAAGGCCGCCGAGACCAATGCGGAGGCGCAGTACCAGCTCGGGCTGATGCTCTCCAACGGCAACGGCGGAGAGAAGGACGATTTCGCGGCGCGCGCGCTGTTCGAGAAAGCGGCGGCGCAGAACCATCCCGGCGCGCTGGAGCGGATGGGCGCCTTCACGGAAGGCGGCCGCGGCGGTCCCAAGGACAAGGACGCGGCGAAAGCCTATTACGAGCGCGCGGCTGCGCTCGGCGACGAGGACGCCAAGAAGGCGCTGGAGCGGCTGCGTTGCCCCTATGCGATCAAGGACAAGCAGGGCAAGCTCGTCACCACGCTGTGCTTCTAA
- a CDS encoding substrate-binding domain-containing protein codes for MDHVRMLSTLGLMGAMRSLSAAFETATGIHVDADFAPTLALLKRLRAGEAADLVILTREGLNEVIGEGRVIADGAADLARSYVGLAVRGGQPHPDISSEAELRKALLAARSVAYSRLGASGVYFAQLIERMGIATEINAKATIVEQGFTAERLVSGEADLAVQQISELKQIGGIEVIGPVPHELLTPAVFSAGRMTNAKQPEAADRLLRYLASPEVVPVLRQSGLEP; via the coding sequence ATGGACCATGTTCGCATGCTCTCGACGCTCGGTCTGATGGGCGCGATGCGCAGCCTCTCCGCCGCCTTCGAGACGGCGACGGGCATTCACGTCGATGCCGACTTCGCGCCCACCCTGGCACTGCTCAAGCGATTGCGCGCCGGCGAGGCGGCCGATCTCGTCATCCTCACGCGCGAAGGGCTCAATGAGGTGATCGGCGAGGGCCGTGTGATTGCGGACGGCGCAGCCGACCTCGCGCGCTCCTATGTCGGCCTTGCCGTGCGGGGCGGGCAGCCGCATCCCGATATCTCGAGCGAAGCGGAGCTGCGCAAGGCGCTGCTCGCGGCGCGGTCCGTCGCCTATTCGCGGCTGGGCGCGAGCGGCGTGTATTTCGCCCAGCTGATCGAGCGGATGGGCATTGCCACCGAGATCAACGCCAAGGCCACCATCGTCGAGCAGGGATTTACCGCGGAGCGGCTCGTCAGCGGCGAGGCTGATCTGGCTGTGCAGCAGATCAGCGAGCTGAAGCAAATTGGCGGCATCGAGGTGATCGGCCCGGTCCCGCACGAACTGCTGACGCCCGCCGTGTTCTCCGCCGGCCGCATGACGAATGCGAAGCAGCCCGAAGCCGCAGACCGGCTGCTGCGCTATCTGGCATCGCCGGAGGTCGTGCCCGTGCTGCGCCAGTCGGGACTCGAGCCTTGA
- a CDS encoding GrlR family regulatory protein produces the protein MFEGFYKVRFQLGDAVGRSVMHAGIGKMLGGNSAFAHIGTYEKTAGGVDIIIKTVRHNPDPNYRAMAGTDDATLIAKGFADGDLYRFKGELKELPGVPFQSVMTPITEEEVPIAGGVGEAGITDGLYSIHLRMLDGVDGGLTGVMLLNRGRILGGDASFYYLGSYTAANGRWKGQILNQEHTPAKDDPIFGGHEVGIGFAGTYDGDQAMLEASALAGKRSLRLTAALKLMHRA, from the coding sequence GTGTTTGAAGGCTTCTACAAGGTGCGATTTCAGCTCGGCGACGCGGTCGGCCGGAGCGTGATGCATGCCGGCATTGGCAAGATGCTCGGCGGCAATTCGGCGTTCGCCCATATCGGCACCTATGAGAAGACCGCAGGCGGCGTCGACATCATCATCAAGACCGTCCGTCACAACCCCGATCCGAACTACCGCGCCATGGCCGGCACCGACGATGCGACGCTGATCGCGAAGGGATTTGCGGACGGCGATCTCTACCGCTTCAAAGGCGAGCTGAAGGAGCTGCCCGGCGTGCCCTTCCAGTCGGTGATGACACCGATCACGGAGGAGGAGGTGCCGATCGCCGGCGGGGTCGGCGAAGCCGGCATCACCGATGGCCTCTACTCTATTCACCTGCGGATGCTCGACGGCGTCGATGGCGGGCTCACCGGCGTGATGCTGCTCAACCGGGGCCGTATCCTCGGTGGCGACGCCTCGTTCTATTACCTCGGCAGCTACACCGCCGCGAACGGCCGCTGGAAGGGGCAGATTCTCAACCAGGAGCACACGCCAGCGAAGGACGATCCGATCTTTGGTGGCCACGAGGTCGGGATCGGCTTCGCCGGCACCTATGACGGCGATCAGGCGATGCTGGAAGCGAGTGCGCTGGCCGGCAAGCGCAGCCTGCGCCTGACCGCCGCGCTCAAGCTGATGCATCGCGCCTGA
- a CDS encoding glutamine synthetase beta-grasp domain-containing protein, which produces MTKYKLEYIWLDGYTPTPNLRGKTQIKEFSSFPTLEQLPLWGFDGSSTQQAEGHSSDCVLKPVAVFPDGARTNGVLVMCEVMMPDGKTPHASNKRATILDDAGAWFGFEQEYFFYKDGRPLGFPEYGYPAPQGPYYTGVGYKFVGDVARKIVEEHLDLCLAAGINHEGINAEVAKGQWEFQIFGKGSKKAADEMWMARYLMLRLTEKYGIDIEFHCKPLGDTDWNGSGMHANFSTEYMRTVGGKEYFEALMAAFDKNLMDHIAVYGPDNDKRLTGKHETAPWNKFSYGVADRGASIRVPHSFVNNGYKGYLEDRRPNSQGDPYQIASQILKTIASVPTDKKAAA; this is translated from the coding sequence ATGACCAAGTATAAGCTCGAGTACATTTGGCTCGACGGATATACGCCGACTCCGAACTTGCGCGGCAAAACCCAGATCAAGGAATTTTCGTCGTTCCCGACGCTCGAGCAGCTTCCGCTGTGGGGCTTCGACGGCTCCTCGACCCAGCAGGCCGAAGGCCACAGCTCGGATTGCGTGCTGAAGCCGGTCGCTGTGTTCCCGGACGGTGCCCGCACCAACGGCGTGCTGGTGATGTGCGAAGTCATGATGCCCGATGGCAAGACCCCGCACGCCTCCAACAAGCGCGCCACCATCCTGGATGATGCCGGCGCCTGGTTCGGCTTCGAGCAGGAATATTTCTTCTACAAGGATGGTCGTCCGCTGGGCTTCCCGGAATACGGCTATCCGGCGCCGCAGGGCCCGTACTACACGGGCGTCGGCTACAAGTTCGTCGGCGACGTCGCCCGCAAGATCGTCGAAGAGCATCTCGACCTCTGTCTCGCGGCCGGCATCAACCACGAAGGCATCAACGCGGAAGTCGCGAAGGGCCAGTGGGAATTCCAGATCTTCGGCAAGGGCTCCAAGAAGGCCGCTGATGAAATGTGGATGGCCCGCTACCTGATGCTGCGCCTGACCGAGAAGTACGGCATCGACATCGAGTTCCACTGCAAGCCGCTCGGCGACACCGACTGGAACGGCTCCGGCATGCACGCCAACTTCTCGACCGAGTACATGCGCACCGTGGGCGGCAAGGAGTATTTCGAGGCGCTGATGGCCGCCTTCGACAAGAACCTGATGGACCACATCGCCGTCTACGGCCCTGACAACGACAAGCGTCTGACCGGCAAGCACGAGACCGCGCCGTGGAACAAGTTCAGCTACGGCGTGGCTGATCGTGGCGCCTCGATCCGCGTTCCCCACTCCTTCGTCAACAACGGCTACAAGGGCTATCTGGAAGACCGCCGCCCGAACTCGCAGGGCGACCCATACCAGATCGCTTCGCAGATCCTGAAGACGATCGCGTCCGTGCCGACCGACAAGAAGGCCGCGGCCTAA
- a CDS encoding DUF2735 domain-containing protein — MMNNGLSHGSATIYQFPVGGRAALAGRRYAETRLPADHTSLPANASICSDSWYHQDAVDEAKPKWER; from the coding sequence ATGATGAACAATGGTCTAAGTCACGGATCTGCGACGATCTACCAATTCCCTGTCGGGGGCCGCGCGGCTCTCGCCGGGCGCCGCTACGCCGAAACCCGCCTTCCTGCCGATCACACCTCGCTTCCCGCGAACGCGTCGATCTGCAGCGATAGCTGGTACCACCAGGACGCGGTCGACGAAGCAAAGCCCAAATGGGAACGCTAA
- a CDS encoding MliC family protein — translation MGWHKTVLWGITMLTAGMARAQQADAQTFRTYRCTDGTQFIVAFYDEDNRAFLQIDGEPVTLAKRLAVSGARFSGAGITLRIDKTGATTVKHLKRPVTACAAI, via the coding sequence ATGGGCTGGCACAAGACTGTTCTTTGGGGGATCACCATGCTGACGGCTGGAATGGCCCGTGCGCAGCAGGCCGATGCGCAGACGTTCCGGACCTATCGCTGTACAGACGGTACGCAGTTCATCGTAGCGTTTTATGACGAGGACAACCGCGCGTTTCTCCAGATCGACGGCGAGCCGGTGACGCTTGCCAAACGATTGGCCGTTTCAGGCGCGCGCTTTTCGGGGGCAGGGATCACGCTGCGGATCGACAAGACCGGGGCCACCACGGTCAAGCATCTGAAGCGGCCGGTCACGGCCTGCGCGGCGATCTGA
- a CDS encoding tyrosine-protein phosphatase, giving the protein MQDPSKDSPARHLALQGASNFRDLGGYATSDGRTTRWRHIFRSNHLGQLTAADVEIIRALGVRSAFDFRGLEERTSGACVVDGITVHSLPIEPTVVASLRTELARGTLTGPVALELMRESYRNYVRHNTHRFRMLFGHLLEDRAPLVIHCTAGKDRTGFASALILHALGVPDDVIAEDYLLTNQHYKRDASSVSDLPADVVDAIGSVNASYLAAAFDAVSNDYGDVEAYLRDGLKLGAAERTALQERYLQA; this is encoded by the coding sequence ATGCAAGACCCCTCCAAAGATTCCCCTGCCCGTCATCTTGCCCTGCAAGGCGCCAGCAATTTTCGCGACCTCGGCGGCTACGCGACATCGGACGGCCGCACCACGCGCTGGCGCCACATCTTCCGCTCCAACCATCTCGGCCAGCTCACTGCCGCGGACGTCGAGATCATCCGCGCCCTCGGGGTCAGAAGCGCATTCGACTTCCGTGGCCTCGAGGAGCGCACGTCCGGCGCCTGCGTCGTCGACGGGATCACCGTGCACTCGCTGCCGATCGAGCCGACGGTGGTGGCTTCGCTGCGCACCGAGCTCGCCAGGGGCACGCTCACTGGACCGGTCGCGCTCGAGCTGATGCGCGAATCCTATCGCAATTATGTCCGCCACAACACGCATCGCTTCCGCATGCTGTTCGGCCATCTCCTGGAGGATCGTGCTCCGCTCGTCATCCACTGCACCGCCGGCAAGGACCGCACCGGCTTTGCCAGCGCCCTGATCCTGCATGCGCTCGGCGTGCCCGACGACGTCATTGCCGAGGACTATCTGCTGACCAACCAGCACTATAAGCGCGACGCCTCGAGCGTCTCCGATTTGCCCGCCGACGTCGTCGACGCGATCGGCTCGGTCAACGCCTCCTATCTCGCGGCCGCGTTCGATGCCGTCAGCAACGACTATGGCGATGTCGAAGCCTATTTGCGCGACGGCCTCAAGCTTGGCGCGGCCGAGCGGACCGCGCTGCAGGAGCGCTATCTGCAAGCGTGA
- a CDS encoding SDR family oxidoreductase: protein MQGKVIVVTGALGALGEVVADIAMSRGARVAGIDFAPSQMPATAERIEIGGVDLSDATQAKTAVETAAKHFGRLDALINIAGGFAFEMVGDGDIKTWHRMHALNVMTALNTSHAALPHLAAAKAGRIVNIGAMGALQAGSGMGPYAASKAGVHRLTEALANEWKGRITVNAVLPSIIDTKTNRADMPKADFAKWVTPQELAEVILFLVSDAASGVTGALIPVSGRV, encoded by the coding sequence GTGCAGGGAAAAGTCATCGTCGTGACCGGCGCGCTCGGCGCGCTTGGCGAGGTGGTCGCCGACATCGCAATGTCGCGCGGTGCACGTGTCGCCGGTATCGATTTTGCGCCCTCTCAAATGCCGGCGACGGCTGAGCGCATCGAGATCGGCGGCGTTGACCTCTCCGACGCAACGCAGGCGAAGACGGCGGTCGAGACTGCCGCGAAGCATTTCGGCAGGCTGGACGCATTGATCAACATCGCCGGCGGCTTTGCCTTCGAGATGGTCGGCGACGGCGACATCAAGACGTGGCACCGCATGCATGCGCTGAATGTGATGACGGCCCTCAACACCTCGCATGCGGCGCTGCCGCACCTGGCCGCCGCGAAGGCGGGCCGCATCGTCAACATCGGGGCAATGGGCGCGCTTCAGGCCGGCTCCGGCATGGGGCCTTACGCGGCATCGAAGGCCGGCGTACACCGTCTCACCGAGGCGCTGGCCAACGAATGGAAGGGCAGGATCACGGTGAACGCGGTGTTGCCCTCGATCATCGACACCAAAACCAACCGCGCCGATATGCCGAAAGCGGACTTCGCCAAATGGGTTACGCCGCAGGAGCTTGCCGAAGTGATCCTGTTCCTCGTCAGCGACGCCGCGAGCGGCGTCACCGGCGCGCTGATTCCGGTGAGCGGACGGGTCTGA
- a CDS encoding GrlR family regulatory protein — protein sequence MTIRNGLYHIRIEFLDSVQGGNQGVMVLRDGTMRGGDSFFFAYGSYTSTDGKWRGELTNEEHSPTFDERPVWGRKVVTIGFSGTYTDETAYGEGIALAGKQSIRFKGNLRLLVPD from the coding sequence ATGACCATCAGGAACGGGCTTTATCACATCCGGATCGAGTTCCTGGATAGCGTCCAGGGCGGCAATCAGGGTGTCATGGTGCTGCGCGACGGCACCATGCGCGGCGGCGACTCGTTTTTCTTTGCCTATGGCAGCTACACGTCCACCGACGGCAAATGGAGGGGCGAGTTGACCAACGAGGAGCATTCGCCCACTTTCGACGAGCGACCGGTGTGGGGCCGCAAGGTGGTGACCATCGGCTTCAGCGGCACCTACACCGACGAGACCGCTTATGGCGAGGGTATTGCGCTCGCGGGCAAGCAGAGCATCCGCTTCAAGGGCAATCTGCGGCTGCTGGTGCCGGACTGA